In the Clostridium gelidum genome, AGAAATTCCAATCGAACTCGGATATAGCTGGTTCTCCTCGAAATAGCTTTAGGGCTAGCGTCGGAAAATGTGAGTAGTGGAGGTAGAGCACTGAATAGGCTAGGGGGCATAGCGCTTACCGAACCTTATCAAACTCCGAATGCCATATACTATCAGTCCGGCAGTCAGACTGTGAAAGATAAGTTCCATGGTCAAAAGGGAAACAGCCCAGATCGTCAGCTAAGGTCCCAAAGTGTAAGTTAAGTGGAAAAGGATGTGGGATTTCTAAGACAACTAGGATGTTGGCTTAGAAGCAGCCACTCATTAAAAGAGTGCGTAATAGCTCACTAGTCAAGAGATCCTGCGCCGAAAATGTCCGGGGCTCAAACTTACCACCGAAGCTACGGGTTTACAATTTATTGTAAGCGGTAGAGGAGCGTCGTAATCGGGCTGAAGTCGTACCGTAAGGAGCGGTGGACTGATTACGAGTGAGAATGTTGGCATTAGTAGCGAGATGTAAGTGAGAATCTTACAGGCCGAATATCTAAGGTTTCCTGAGTAAAGTTTGTCTTCTCAGGGTTAGTCGGGACCTAAGGCGAGGCCGAAAGGCGTAGTCGATGGACAATTGGTTGATATTCCAATACCACTATTATCGTTATTATCGATGGTGTGACGGAGAAGGATAGGATGTGCTAGCTATTGGATGCTAGTCTAAGCGTTTAGGGAGTTGGGATTGGCAAATCCGTTCCAACAATTCTGAGGCGTGATGGGGAAGGTTCTACGGAACCGAAGTATCTGATTCCATGCTTCCAAGAAAAGCATCTAGAAAGAGAAGTAGTGCCCGTACCGCAAACCGACACAGGTAGATGAGGAGAGAATCCTAAGGCCGACGGAAGAATTGCAGTTAAGGAACTAGGCAAATTGACCCCGTAACTTCGGGAGAAGGGGTGCCTGAGAAATCAGGCCGCAGAGAATAGGCACAAGCAACTGTTTAACAAAAACACAGGTCTCTGCTAAAGCGTAAGCTGATGTATAGGGGCTGACGCCTGCCCGGTGCTGGAAGGTTAAGGGGAATGCTTAGCACGTAAGTGCGAAGGTGTGAACTTAAGCCCCAGTAAACGGCGGCCGTAACTATAACGGTCCTAAGGTAGCGAAATTCCTTGTCAGGTAAGTTCTGACCCGCACGAATGGCGTAATGACTTGTGCACTGTCTCAACTGCAAATCCGGCGAAGTTGTAGTGCGAGTGAAGATGCTCGCTACCCGCGATTGGACGGAAAGACCCCGTAGAGCTTTACTGTAGCTTAGCATTGAATTTCGGTATTGTCTGTACAGGATAGGTGGGAGACTGGGAAATCAGAGCGTTAGCTTTGGTGGAGTCGTTGTTGGGATACCACCCTGATAGTATTGAAGTTCTAACTGGATGCCATGAAACTGGTGACAGGACATTGTTAGGTGGGCAGTTTGACTGGGGCGGTCGCCTCCTAAAATGTAACGGAGGCGCCCAAAGGTTCCCTCAGAACGGTCGGAAATCGTTCGTAGAGTGCAAAGGCATAAGGGAGCCTGACTGCGAGACCTACAAGTCGAGCAGGGACGAAAGTCGGGCTTAGTGATCCGGTGGTACCTCGTGGGAGGGCCATCGCTCAACGGATAAAAGCTACCTCGGGGATAACAGGCTGATCTCCCCCAAGAGTTCACATCGACGGGGAGGTTTGGCACCTCGATGTCGGCTCGTCGCATCCTGGGGCTGAAGTAGGTCCCAAGGGTTGGGCTGTTCGCCCATTAAAGCGGCACGCGAGCTGGGTTCAGAACGTCGTGAGACAGTTCGGTCCCTATCCGTCGCGGGCGTAGGAAATTTGAGAGGAGCTGTCCTTAGTACGAGAGGACCGGGATGGACTGACCTATGGTGTACCAGTTGTTTCGCCAGAAGCATAGCTGGGTAGCTAAGTCGGGAATGGATAAACGCTGAAAGCATCTAAGTGTGAAGCCAACCTCAAGATGAGATTTCCCATAGCGTAAGCTAGTAAGACCCCTTGAAGACTACAAGGTTGATAGGTCAGAGGTGTAAGTATGGTAACATATTTAGCTGACTGATACTAATAGGTCGAGGGCTTGACCAATTATTTAATCAAGTTGTAAAATATACATTAATTCTATATGCAATTTTGAAAGAACAATTCTTTCAGAGGAAAACAAATTCTAACGAATTTGGATAAGTTCGTCTAACTAAATCATAGATTTAGAGACTCACTTAATCTCGTGACGATGGCATAGAGGTAACACTCCTTCCCATTCCGAACAGGACAGTTAAGGTCTATAGCGCCGATGGTACTGCACGGGTGACTGTGTGGCAGAGTAGGACGTTGCGAGGTAAATAAAAAAGATAGTTATAATAGCTATCTTTTTTTGTTGTATATATGTTGTGAAAATAATTCTTCATATAAAATTGAAGAAATTCTGTAAGAAAAAGTGAGATTCACGAAAGTGATGCTCCAAAGAGTGAATGTCCCAATTTTATATTTTGAAACATGAATTTTCTCCTTGGAGCGTTCATATTTGGTTAGCAGAACTTTATCTTTGAACTTCAGCTATAATTGATCACAGACTACCCATAAAGGGCATCAATTGTACAGTGTAAGTTTTTAAGAGCAACATGTATAAATAAAATCATTACACATTCAATTTTATTAGAAATTATCAAAATCAAGAATCTTTTTAAAAGTAGATAGGATTTTATTGAATCAGCAATAATGAATGCAGTTTATATAATAATAGATAGTAAAGCATGATTTAAATATTAATATGTTAGTTTATTATCATTTAATATATGAATTAGGAAAAAACAAACTTTTGATTTTATGCAAAAAATAGTATAATATAATAATAGAGAACTTTAGTATGACCAAAACAAAAATCCTAGAATATATGTTTTAGGGCTATTGGAATAAATTTATAAAAGATGAATTTTAACACTTAAGCACTGCTCGACATAGTGCTTTTTTATTTTGAATTTTATATTAATTTAGTAAAATTAGATTTTTGAGAAGAGATAGATTGTTTTAAGATTAATTTTAGGGAAAAATAAACTTTTTATTATCATTTCTAGATAACATATATCATAATGCTCATTATGATTATTATCACCAATAGAACAAAATACACAGCAGATATGAGAAATACAATGTATATAAAATACAAGCCTCGCGTGACTTATCTACTAATTTCTAGATTTATATTTTTGGCTTTAAAGTTAATAAAAATAACTGGAGGCATGGAATAAATGGGAAAATTAATAAAAATAAATATGTATGCAGATAAAAAGAAATGCAAGAATAAACCAATAAATATTAGCATATTAGAAAAAAACTTTGCTACATATGAAAAATGGTTAGAAAAAACTAATAGAGAAGATGGTATTGAAAATTATAAAAAGTTTTTAATGATTGGATAATATTGCAGTTACACAATATATCAATGAAAATCTCATAAAGACGGAGAAGCTTCAAATGATGGAGATTCTCCGTCTCTTATTTTGATTATAATAATGTTAGGCACAATCAATAATTATATGCATTACTATAGTAGTTGTTTACTATTAGCAGGATATATTAGAGAAAATAAAAAACATTAATATATATTTAATTTATAAATAATATCTTTAGGTTTATATGTAATATCTTTTAAAATAAAAAAAATTACAGTATATAAGAAATAATATGTAAAAATTTTATAATTATTTTATTTAAACGTTATGATTTATTGATTTAATAAAATATCACAATGAATTTAAGATTATAATGTGAAAAAATATGTCATTTGATGTCTAATGGTAGTGTATTCCATTGAAATTAATTCAATATTCGTATAGTATAATCATATTATGGTAATAATACATTACGAGGTGGAATACGATATGAATAAATTAGTTTTACTAAGTGAAGTAAGAAAAGGAAAAAATAAATTATTAGAATTTAATAAAATTAAAAGTGAAGAAGAAGAGTCTACGAAATCATATGCTACTTTTAAAGAAAAATTTAACTTTTTTCAAAATCAAGATAGTATTTTAGATTTAAATGATAAAAAGAATAATTATACTAAATATGAAAAAAGATTAAAGGGAATTATGAAAAGAATTTTCTTATTAGATAATAAGAGTCTATTAATAGAGTTTTTAAATTCAATATATAATGATGAATTAAGTGTAAATACTAAAATTGAATATATAAAAAATAAAGATATTATCAATAAAAATGAAATGAAAATTTTAAAAGGATCCAATTATGATGTTAGAATTTTAGCAGAAGATGATTATAGAAAGTTCGAATATGAAATACAATTTGAAACTAAGGATGATCAAAATACAGCTATAATAATAACAAAAATAAATTTTACAAATGATTATAGCAATATTATAAACCTTAATAATAAGAAAAGAGAATATGAAAATAATAATGAACTTAATTTAGAAAAAGGCTCAAAAGATAACTCAAATAGATTTTTAATAATGCTTAATTCAAATATTGAAGTTCCAGATGTATATGAATTTAAAACAGATATTGAAGGCGAAAATATAGATAATAAGATTAATATAATGAAAAGTTGGAAATATGATTTTAAACAACTAGTTGAAAAAAATATATATCTATTATTTCCAATGAAAGCATTAGATCTCAGGACAAGATTATTAAGTATAGGGCAAGATGCTGGGTCTAAAGATTTAATTAATGATGAAATAGTTAGATTTTTTAAAGATATGAACAGGTATCTAAGTAGAGTTAAAGACGAAGATATAATTACAGATAAAGATATTAATGAATTAAACTTAATAGCTATTGATTTATTAACTCATTTTAGTAAGGAGAAAAATAACATTTGTGTAGATATAAAGAGAGATTTAGAAGCTACTTTAAAATATATTGTTGTATAGTAATCTACAATGGATAATGTAGAATTGACAATGAAGGATAGAAATCCGCTTAAGGGAGATTTTTCAAAATATATATTTAAAGAAAACTGTGGTTTTCATTATTAATTGTTCATTGTAATTGTCAATCGAAAAATATAAGGATAAATTTTGAATTTATTCATCACATTTACAAGGATAAAAAATGATCCAAGGGTTAAAATACTATTATCGGCAGGGGAAATTGAAAAGTTTTTTCTACTGATAAATACCAAATTAACCGAGGAGGGATTTATATGTCAAATGGTAGTTCATTAGTTCCAGAAGCAAGGCAAGGCTTAGCTACATTCAAGAACGAAGTGGCTCAAGAACTAGGTGTTCCATTTAAAGAATATAATGGAGACTTAAGTTCAAGACAATGTGGTTCAGTAGGCGGGGAAATGGTAAAAAGAATGGTAGAGGAATATGAGCATAGAATATAACAAGAATCATATGGTTCTAAATTACATTCGAATGAAGATATGTTAGAAATAGCATAATCATATTCTAAAATGAGAGATACATTACAAAGATGTAATGTATCTCTTGTTTTTTTGTTTTATTTTGGACTCTTTATTGATTTCGTGATAAAATTAGAACAAAGGTTCGCAATAAAAATTGATGATAGGTGATTATATGAAAAAGATTAAAATTTTACATACAGCAGATATACATTTTGATACTCCATTTAGTGGAATGACACCAAAAGAAGCTTTAAAGAGCAAAGAAGAATTGAAACAAGTTTTTGAAAAAATAATAGAAATGACTTTGGAAAAAGAAATAGATATTCTTTTAATTGCAGGTGATATATTTGATAATCTATCTGTAAATAAAACTACTCTTCATTTTATTAAAAATTGTTTTGAAACGATAAGTAAAGTAAATGTGTTTATAAGTCCAGGGAATCATGATCCATTTAACGAAAAATCTTTTTATAGTATTGTAAAGTGGTCTAGTAATGTTCATGTATTTAAAGGTAACATGGAAAATGTTATTTTGGAAAATATAAATACTGTAGTTTGGGGTGTTGGATTTAATAGTTCTCATGTTAATAAATCATTATTAAAAGATGTTAAAAGAGTAGATGGATATAATAACATAATGGTTCTTCATGGTGAAATCACGACTGCCAAAGAAGGAAATGATTATAATCCTATTACTGAAGAAGATATAGCTAAAAGTGATATGGATTATATAGCACTAGGACATAGACATAAGTTCTCAGCGGTTAAAAAGATAGATAATACTTATTATAGCTATAGTGGTTGTCCTCAAGGTAGAGGGTTCGATGAACTTGAAGATAAGGGAATAGTTTTAATTGAACTTAAAGACAAATTTGTAGAAAGTAAGTTTATTAGAACATCAATTAGAAATTATTATGAAAAAGAAATTAATATTCAAGGGTGTTTTGGATATAATGAAGTGAAAAGCAAGATTATTAATGAAATTCAAGTGATAGATAGGAAAAGTAATTTATATAAGATAATTTTAATAGGAGAAGTATGTGAAGAATTTACATTAAATGAAGAATTTTTAAAAGAACTACTCAAGGATGAATTTTATTTTGTAAAAGTCATAGATAAGAGTGAAATTAAATTAGATATAAATGAATTAATTAAGGGATATTCTTTAAAAAGTATATTTGCTAAAAAGATATATGAAAGATTGCAAAATGCAGAAACAGAAGAGGAAAGAGAAATTATAAATCTAGCACTAAAAATAGGACTTCAAAGTATTACAGGTGAAGAGGTAAAGATTTATGAATGACACATTAATTAAAAAGGTTAATATTGAATTCTTTGCTGGACTTAAGGGCAAGAGTTTAGATTTCACAAAGGGGTTTAATCTAATTTATGGGAAAAATGAACAAGGGAAAAGCTCCATAGAAAATTTCATTAAAATATGGCTATATGGAATTGACAGTTCAAGAGGAAAGGTTAATGAGAGAAAAAAATATTTGCCTTTAACTGGTGAAAAGATTTCTGGTGAATTGATAATAGAATATAAAGGAAAAGATTATATTATAAAACGAAGTTTTGGAACAACTAAAAAGGATGATACTTGTGTAATTTTAGATGAAATAACTGGTGAAGTTATAGAAATCGAGCATAATAATGAACCGGGTAAATATTTTTTTGATATAAATTTAGCTACTTTTGTGAAAACTTTGTTTATAAGTCAGTTAGGGGTTATGGTTTCAAAGGATAAAGAAGAAGAAATAATGGAGAAAATAACTAACATATATAATACTGGAGATGAGAATACTTCTGTAAGTAAGGTTATTGAAAAGTTAGAAAAAAGGAAGAAGCAATTAGTAGCCATTAGAAAAGGTGGAGAACTTGATTTATTAAAAGAAGGCCACAATTCCCTTAAAACAGAATTATGGGAAGCTTATAAATTAGCAGAAGAAAATGTTGATAATGA is a window encoding:
- a CDS encoding alpha/beta-type small acid-soluble spore protein, which translates into the protein MSNGSSLVPEARQGLATFKNEVAQELGVPFKEYNGDLSSRQCGSVGGEMVKRMVEEYEHRI
- a CDS encoding metallophosphoesterase family protein → MKKIKILHTADIHFDTPFSGMTPKEALKSKEELKQVFEKIIEMTLEKEIDILLIAGDIFDNLSVNKTTLHFIKNCFETISKVNVFISPGNHDPFNEKSFYSIVKWSSNVHVFKGNMENVILENINTVVWGVGFNSSHVNKSLLKDVKRVDGYNNIMVLHGEITTAKEGNDYNPITEEDIAKSDMDYIALGHRHKFSAVKKIDNTYYSYSGCPQGRGFDELEDKGIVLIELKDKFVESKFIRTSIRNYYEKEINIQGCFGYNEVKSKIINEIQVIDRKSNLYKIILIGEVCEEFTLNEEFLKELLKDEFYFVKVIDKSEIKLDINELIKGYSLKSIFAKKIYERLQNAETEEEREIINLALKIGLQSITGEEVKIYE